The genomic interval GAAGTAAAATCACAACTTCtcttgaagagagggaggaagaatcgcttcctcctgctggtgtcACAGTGGGGACCACCCCAGCTCCTACGACACCAACTCATGAACACACCAGCCAATAGGAGTCTTCTACGGCATGATATGGTGTGTGTTCATTAGTTGGTGTCGTTAAGAGCTGAGGTGgcccatgtatatatatatatatatatatatatatatatatatatatatatatatatatatatatatatatatatatatatatatatatatatatatatatatatatatatatatatatatatatatatatatatatatatatatatataattttttttttttttttttttttttgctattttcctGACATATGCAAACATGTCTAATCTTCCATCCATCAGGCAATACAAAGCGGTGAtgtggaggaagtaaaggacgAATTAATGGATGATCCCGAGACAGCCCTCAGCACCAGGTACGCCGGCGCCTTGCCCATCCATATGGCCTGTCACATGCGTCGCCTCGACATGCTTAATTTTCTGCTGCAGGCTGGTGCTAAGGTAAGCATTGAAGGGGTTAGCATTTAATACTAGTAATGCGTGATGCTTGGTGTGTGAGTCGCTGAGACATTAACAGTTGATTTGGTCATCACACTCCGCAGGTTGATGCTATGGAAGGCCTGGGACAAACAGCACTGCACCTAGCGGTGTTCTATGCTTGGCACGAAGGTGTAGAAACATTACTAAAGTACGGGGCCTCTCCCAACGCCTTGTGTGAGCCCCCGCCTGGAGTGAAGGGACTGAAGATTGAGACGGCCATGCACATGGCAGTGCGCCGCGGAGACCTCCCCTCTACCGTCCTCCTGCTTCAGCACCGCCCAGATCTTGCACAGAGAGACAGTGACCTGTGTTCTGTCCTCCATTTGGCCGCTTCCTCCCGCAACCTTGAGGTTGTTCGCCAAATtctgaaagaaaaacagattaaTGAAGTGATCAGGAGTAAAGAAAGTAAGGGGAACAGCGTCCTGCACATGGCTCTCATGACCGAATGTGACGCTGTCTGTGAGGCAACAATACACGACCTTGTGAAAGAGTTAGTGCAGGCCGGGGTAAATATAAATCATGTCAACCTTCAGGGCGAGAGTCCACTCTTCTTTGCTGCCCACCATCGATTGTCCCACGTGGTGGAGACTTTGATAGGCTTCGGGGCTGACGTTACTGTGGTCACAAGAAGTAGGCAGTCCCTGCTGCACGCTGCTTGTCTCCAGGGTTGTGCCACCAGTCTTGGTCACATCTTAAAAACTGGCCAGGTACAAGATCTGGTCACGAGCTGCGACAACGATGGTTACGCACCCTTCCATTACGCAGTGAAGAGTGGCTCCATCGATTGCTGTGAGTTGCTGCTGACCAACGGTGACCACTTGACGCGGCTGAACAAGGATGGACTGACACGCTGCTCCGTCATCTTGAGACAGCTCCCCTCTGCGACGCAGCTCCTCACGCGGCTGTTTGACAATCACGTCCACCTTTCCAACGTACCTCATCACGACCCAAACTTTCGCGTAACTTTTGACTATTCCGTTATAACCTTAGAAGAAGGTATCCAAAGCTCATTGATATCAGAACTGTCCTCCTCCCGCGTCGAGGCTCTCCTTAAACACCCTCTACTtgagagttttcttttcttgaagtGGAACAGAATTAAGCCCTTCTTCTACTGCACCGTGCTTTTCTACCTCTTGTTCTTGCTGCTCCATACCATATTTATTGTCATGACGTTTGGCAACAGTCTTTGGGAGTGGCAGGAAAACCCCAATTTCTACACTGTATTCTTGATCTTACACGTCACTATGTTTCTCTTGATAATGTTTCCAGACCTTGTCATTATGTTTGCCAACCTCAAGAAGTACCTGTATCAGTGGGAAACTTACACAAAGATTATCGCCCTCGCTAGTTCTGCTTTTGTATTGTTTAGTTGTTTCCCATCCTTCAAACACATCGATTCTCTACCATTACATTACCGAAGCATGAACACCTCACGGGAGAACAGTTCAGAGCCATCTACTGACGAGATGACGGAAACGATGATGAGTCCGAAGGTAGTGCGTTACGCGGCAGCAATCTCAGCGTTCTTCAGCTGGGTAGAATTCATGATGCTCTTAGGTCGCTTCCCGTCACTGGGAAGCTACGTCCTCATGTTCACTCGTGTCGCTCGTTCCATCATCAAGTTTTTGGCGGCATTCTCCAGTTTCATCATTGGCTTTGCGTTGAGTTTTATGGTGCTGTTCCCGAAGAAGAGTGAGTTCAACACCTTGCCTCTAAGTTTCACCAAGACCCTCATGATGATGATTGGAGAAATCGAGTTTAGCAATTTAATCAGTGATCTGGACCCTCTTAGCGGCGTGTTCCTTGTGGCGTTCCTCTTCTTGGTGTGCATCCTCATGACCAATCTTTTGATCGGTCTGGCCGTCAACGATCTTCCGGATCTCAAACGGCAGGGTAAGATCCGAAGGCTGTCCAAGCAGGTGTCATACTTAGTGTCTTATGAAcggctgatggtggtggcacGTAGCCTATTCTGCTTCCCTCGTCAGTTGCGTATTCTTCTGACTCAACGCTGCAAAATTCCACAATCAGTGGATGTGTTCCCCAACAAAAGCAATGGCCACAGCGTGTCTCGAAGTAGCCCCTACCCAATTCCCAGCGAGACACTGCAGGAGGCAATCATGCTGGGGAACGAGGACTCTAAAATAGAATTTAACAccatggaagaggaagacaccCTTCCAATGCAATTCAGATCGTTCAAAATTAAGTATGATCGCGACCGCCGCCAGTTGCATCGCCGCCTGGCACAGCTGCCGGACACAATCACCACAGACACCATGCTGAAAGAGCGTCTGGATCGAATGGAGCAAATGATTCAATACCAGATACTCCATCTGTCTCTGCAGCTCCAGAAACACCATTCTGTATGCAGCAACTGCCAACAACATTCGCCTGAGACTCAGGCGCAGAAAGAGCAGTGGGAGACAGTTATCCCAAAAAATTTTCAGGCCATTAATGCAACACAAAGTTGTCCTATTCAGTCTTCTGTCAACAATTGGTTACCAGGCCAGGAAGCACAGCCGCTGCCAGCAGTGCAAGGTGCCCCACAGCTCATCCCTGGAAATATGACACTTCAAACTCTATCACAGCAATACTCTTCCATGTATGAGAAGCAagcgtagtctctctctctctctctctctctctctctctctctctctctctctctctctctctctctctctctctctctctctctctctctctgacaaaccTTGGCACAAACGTATAGTACTTTAGTTTCATCATCGTTCCTCTTACAGACTGAGCGACCAGTCTTCCTGAAGTAATGGTACAAACGTAATGTGTTGTAAGAAACAAAACCACATTAGTTTATTATAAATAGACTAAGCCAACCACCGTCACACCGCTATGACGGTTCGTGTGAAGCTTCGGAAAGTAGATATTATAGTATATAGATCTTATTGTATCCTATGTCTGgctgtatttgtttttgttttgttgatatTACCTATGTTTTTTATACCATAATTTTATCCATTGAATATGACAATACATTAAACTTGTACCGATTATTATTTGCCATCCTTAGCAGTAATCTGAAAACGGGAATGGACATTAGTTAACTACGTAGATATCATGTACTGAGGGAAAATGAAGTTCCATTCTTAATtcaaagtaaatgaaaattagGAGTCAAAGTAAGCAATTAGCCCATATTCGTACAATTAGGATTTTAGGATTTCCAAAGAGGAGCATAAATCTCCTTTTCGGGAATGAgtcaagcaagcaagcaaaatATGGCGCAGGTAACACCTCTGCATCcatcccttccacacacacacacacacacacacacacacaccgtgaacGGTCCCTACTATAATCTTAATTTTGACAGTAGTAAAAGTAAGCTGGGTATATCCTTTATAGATCAGTAATAACTTTTTTGCTATTGTTAGTGTCCATCttcaaaaccataaaaaaaaaataaataaataaaaaggatgcAGCAGAGAAAAGAGCCTCACTTCGCTCACCCTTGACTACCCAACACTGAACTTATTACTGTTGCTTCGGTCTTGACAATCATGAGTTCAGAATTTCATAATAACTTGTATAAGAAGAACTTAAATATATCGTACAATGCTATTGCAACATCAGTCCCTATTTCCAACCACCAAGCCTGGGTATTATATACCTTAAATCATAATCAGATAAAAAAATTCGTGAATAACTTGTTCTGAATTTCcttatagataaataaattaattaataaaacataacgataataatgataatagtaataataataataataataataataataataataataataataataataataataataataataataataatattattattattattattattattattattattattattattattattattattaaaaataatgatcatggtaataatcatgataaagataatgattattatgattataatAAGGACAATAATAgtatcaacaataacaataatgatgatgatgatggtgatgataataatattaataatagtaataataataataataaataaataaataaatggaaatggaATCAAATGAAAGGCTTTCTTGCTACCCCCTTGATCATTGTCGGCAGAATGTTTCCTAACTAGCAAGAAGTCAGGCTTAC from Scylla paramamosain isolate STU-SP2022 chromosome 6, ASM3559412v1, whole genome shotgun sequence carries:
- the LOC135101633 gene encoding transient receptor potential channel pyrexia-like isoform X1, encoding MNGSQASLLQSGISASPCPTTAIGNARSAANRRKCSAALECFRWHKADAQAELTLLPSTSPLGATLQDWRLVKDGAAMSRTQMDKDKFKPTETMPPIFVAIQSGDVEEVKDELMDDPETALSTRYAGALPIHMACHMRRLDMLNFLLQAGAKVDAMEGLGQTALHLAVFYAWHEGVETLLKYGASPNALCEPPPGVKGLKIETAMHMAVRRGDLPSTVLLLQHRPDLAQRDSDLCSVLHLAASSRNLEVVRQILKEKQINEVIRSKESKGNSVLHMALMTECDAVCEATIHDLVKELVQAGVNINHVNLQGESPLFFAAHHRLSHVVETLIGFGADVTVVTRSRQSLLHAACLQGCATSLGHILKTGQVQDLVTSCDNDGYAPFHYAVKSGSIDCCELLLTNGDHLTRLNKDGLTRCSVILRQLPSATQLLTRLFDNHVHLSNVPHHDPNFRVTFDYSVITLEEGIQSSLISELSSSRVEALLKHPLLESFLFLKWNRIKPFFYCTVLFYLLFLLLHTIFIVMTFGNSLWEWQENPNFYTVFLILHVTMFLLIMFPDLVIMFANLKKYLYQWETYTKIIALASSAFVLFSCFPSFKHIDSLPLHYRSMNTSRENSSEPSTDEMTETMMSPKVVRYAAAISAFFSWVEFMMLLGRFPSLGSYVLMFTRVARSIIKFLAAFSSFIIGFALSFMVLFPKKSEFNTLPLSFTKTLMMMIGEIEFSNLISDLDPLSGVFLVAFLFLVCILMTNLLIGLAVNDLPDLKRQGKIRRLSKQVSYLVSYERLMVVARSLFCFPRQLRILLTQRCKIPQSVDVFPNKSNGHSVSRSSPYPIPSETLQEAIMLGNEDSKIEFNTMEEEDTLPMQFRSFKIKYDRDRRQLHRRLAQLPDTITTDTMLKERLDRMEQMIQYQILHLSLQLQKHHSVCSNCQQHSPETQAQKEQWETVIPKNFQAINATQSCPIQSSVNNWLPGQEAQPLPAVQGAPQLIPGNMTLQTLSQQYSSMYEKQA
- the LOC135101633 gene encoding transient receptor potential channel pyrexia-like isoform X3, producing the protein MSRTQMDKDKFKPTETMPPIFVAIQSGDVEEVKDELMDDPETALSTRYAGALPIHMACHMRRLDMLNFLLQAGAKVDAMEGLGQTALHLAVFYAWHEGVETLLKYGASPNALCEPPPGVKGLKIETAMHMAVRRGDLPSTVLLLQHRPDLAQRDSDLCSVLHLAASSRNLEVVRQILKEKQINEVIRSKESKGNSVLHMALMTECDAVCEATIHDLVKELVQAGVNINHVNLQGESPLFFAAHHRLSHVVETLIGFGADVTVVTRSRQSLLHAACLQGCATSLGHILKTGQVQDLVTSCDNDGYAPFHYAVKSGSIDCCELLLTNGDHLTRLNKDGLTRCSVILRQLPSATQLLTRLFDNHVHLSNVPHHDPNFRVTFDYSVITLEEGIQSSLISELSSSRVEALLKHPLLESFLFLKWNRIKPFFYCTVLFYLLFLLLHTIFIVMTFGNSLWEWQENPNFYTVFLILHVTMFLLIMFPDLVIMFANLKKYLYQWETYTKIIALASSAFVLFSCFPSFKHIDSLPLHYRSMNTSRENSSEPSTDEMTETMMSPKVVRYAAAISAFFSWVEFMMLLGRFPSLGSYVLMFTRVARSIIKFLAAFSSFIIGFALSFMVLFPKKSEFNTLPLSFTKTLMMMIGEIEFSNLISDLDPLSGVFLVAFLFLVCILMTNLLIGLAVNDLPDLKRQGKIRRLSKQVSYLVSYERLMVVARSLFCFPRQLRILLTQRCKIPQSVDVFPNKSNGHSVSRSSPYPIPSETLQEAIMLGNEDSKIEFNTMEEEDTLPMQFRSFKIKYDRDRRQLHRRLAQLPDTITTDTMLKERLDRMEQMIQYQILHLSLQLQKHHSVCSNCQQHSPETQAQKEQWETVIPKNFQAINATQSCPIQSSVNNWLPGQEAQPLPAVQGAPQLIPGNMTLQTLSQQYSSMYEKQA
- the LOC135101633 gene encoding transient receptor potential channel pyrexia-like isoform X2, whose amino-acid sequence is MCAPRDLLRLLQEHYRALMTWPFFGKQCSAALECFRWHKADAQAELTLLPSTSPLGATLQDWRLVKDGAAMSRTQMDKDKFKPTETMPPIFVAIQSGDVEEVKDELMDDPETALSTRYAGALPIHMACHMRRLDMLNFLLQAGAKVDAMEGLGQTALHLAVFYAWHEGVETLLKYGASPNALCEPPPGVKGLKIETAMHMAVRRGDLPSTVLLLQHRPDLAQRDSDLCSVLHLAASSRNLEVVRQILKEKQINEVIRSKESKGNSVLHMALMTECDAVCEATIHDLVKELVQAGVNINHVNLQGESPLFFAAHHRLSHVVETLIGFGADVTVVTRSRQSLLHAACLQGCATSLGHILKTGQVQDLVTSCDNDGYAPFHYAVKSGSIDCCELLLTNGDHLTRLNKDGLTRCSVILRQLPSATQLLTRLFDNHVHLSNVPHHDPNFRVTFDYSVITLEEGIQSSLISELSSSRVEALLKHPLLESFLFLKWNRIKPFFYCTVLFYLLFLLLHTIFIVMTFGNSLWEWQENPNFYTVFLILHVTMFLLIMFPDLVIMFANLKKYLYQWETYTKIIALASSAFVLFSCFPSFKHIDSLPLHYRSMNTSRENSSEPSTDEMTETMMSPKVVRYAAAISAFFSWVEFMMLLGRFPSLGSYVLMFTRVARSIIKFLAAFSSFIIGFALSFMVLFPKKSEFNTLPLSFTKTLMMMIGEIEFSNLISDLDPLSGVFLVAFLFLVCILMTNLLIGLAVNDLPDLKRQGKIRRLSKQVSYLVSYERLMVVARSLFCFPRQLRILLTQRCKIPQSVDVFPNKSNGHSVSRSSPYPIPSETLQEAIMLGNEDSKIEFNTMEEEDTLPMQFRSFKIKYDRDRRQLHRRLAQLPDTITTDTMLKERLDRMEQMIQYQILHLSLQLQKHHSVCSNCQQHSPETQAQKEQWETVIPKNFQAINATQSCPIQSSVNNWLPGQEAQPLPAVQGAPQLIPGNMTLQTLSQQYSSMYEKQA